From the genome of Simkaniaceae bacterium:
TTCTCATAAAACCCCACTGAATCAATTTAAACTGATTTGTTTTGATCGCGCTTGGGGCTCACTCCTAAATCGAGAGTTTAAAGTGATCGATGATCCCATACTGCCTTATTTAGAGAGCAGTCAAGAGATGAGCGAGCTTCTTATTTTCGCGAATCTTCTCTACAATACACCCTTTCAGGCTACGCTTGAGAAGTGTTTTGCTGAGGTGATCAGCCATTTTCATCTGAAAACCTCAAGTTATATCGGTCCGATTGTGAATGAAAAATGGGTCAAAGAAACACCCCAATGCTCACTTGTGCATGCGCTTATGGCAGAACTCAATGAAGAAGCTAAACCCATTGAGTTCCAAAAAGGGGATTTTCAATTTAAATACACGCTGATTGATCCGGGATTTTTTCAGCAGCTCTATCGTAACGAGCGCTCATTTCGCTTTTGTGACGCTAAGTATCTTACTGCGATCCGTGAAGAAGATCATCTCACCTCTTTAAAGCTATCGAGTGATTTTAACCCATGTCAAAGTTTTTTTAATTATACTTTTGGGACATTTCACCTCACCGGTTATATGGGGAGTTTTGAAGTCAAATCACAGTTTGAAGATAATGAAGTGATCATGAGTGTTCATCTCACTACGCCTTTTAACCCCGAAGATTGCCGATCTCCCATCCTTTCTTTCTTTATCAATCGCCCTGAAGATATCCGCATCTTAGTCGAAGGACGCCCGGCGACGGTCTTTAGCGCGCGCGATAATGTCTCGATCCAAACACAAGATGTGGAACTCGACCTGCAATTTTCTTGCCAAAACGAAGAGCGGTTTTTCATGGGGCAAATCTCCCGCTCAAACCGCCCTTCCCAACTCTGCGCAACAAAGTTTGATGCCTATGACCTTTGTCTAAACATCCGCGCGACACGATGGGAAGTCGGCGAAGTCCTCACTCTCAAGCTCACAATTCCCACCGAAGCTTTTAATCTTAACGATTAAGTCCCACAATATCGAATGGTCATCAAAACGGCTCTATTGATCAGAAATGCGGGTTAGGGTGGGGCTGTCGATGCCGACGCCCATAGCGTGCATGCCGTGATCGACAAAGATGATCGTGCCGGTGATCGCTGAGGCGAGGTCTGATGAGAGAAATGCGGCGGTTTGCCCGACATGATCCGTTGTCATCTCTTCTTGGATTGGGGCATTGGCTAAGGAGTATTCGATCATGGCATCGATAAAGCCGATGGCTTTAGCTGCGCGAGAGCGGAATGGTCCTGCCGAGATGCTGTTAATGCGGATGCCATAGCGGCGCCCCGCTTCGAAGGCGAGCATCCGGGTATCGCTCTCTAGGGCTGCTTTTGCAGAGCTCATTCCGCCGCCATATCCCGGGATGGCATGGGTTGAGGCCATATAGGAGAGGTTGATGCAAGAGCCGCCCTTAGGCATCATTTTTCCAAAGTGAGAGACAAGGGAAATAAAAGAGTAAGCAGATGAGCTAAGCGCAGCGAGATAACCTTGTCTGGAGGTATCGATCAGAGGGTTTTTAACTTCGGGGCCGTTGGCAAGCGAGTGGATTAAAATGTCAATTTTGCCAAAATCTTTTTCAATTTGCCCAGCCACTTCCGAGATGGTATAACCGGAGGCATTTTGATAGCGTTTATTGGACTTGATCTCTTCAGGGACATCTTCAGGGCGATCAAAAGAGGCATCGAGTGCGTAAATCTTTTCATATTGAAGTAGTGATCCGTCGCTGAGTTTGCGCGATGCATCGAACTTGCCGCTATTCCATGACATTTCAAAGATCTTAAGAATCGGTGTCCATGTGCCGAAAATAATCTTAGCACCGGCCTCAGCGAGGTATTTTGCAATTGCGAATCCATATCCCTGATCATCGCCGACGCCGGCAACAAAAGCGGTTTTTCCTGTAAGATCGATCTTTAGCATTGTCGCACCTATCTATTGAAATTGATAATGCGACCAAATATAGCAGATTACGGAGAATTCAACAACAGGCTCTTAAACTGGACTCAGAAGTTCATTTTATCCCTTTTTTTTCCGGGGCGAATATGCTACACTGCTTCTCCATTGATCGCCAAAGCGCCGATCAAAAACAAGTTTAACTAGGGAGATGTTATGGCATCAATATTTTGTTGTTGCAGGAGGGCTGAAGTGTCTGAGCCTGCTCCAGAAGAAGCTGGGGATATGTCGATAATGCAAAGAGGTTTGCGTAAATGTAAACAGGTAGCTTGTGATATCACCCTTTACACCGTTGCTGGGGCAACAGTTGGTACTGTGATTGGAGGTGTGGTTGCTTATCCTGCTTGGAGCAACGCTCATCAAATTAATAAAAATATAGAAGGTGCTATGAAGGCGAGAGAGGAGATTATTAAGACAGATCCTTCGGCGCAATTTGGGACCAGCATGCCTATATTTGTCTTAGCATCACAAAGAAATGATAGTTATCGTTTTGCCGTAAATGTCATACAGGCTGCCCCAGTTATTGGTGGTATAGTAGGGTTCTGTATCGGCAGTATAGTTGGAACCGTTCGATTATGTCGCAGTGTTTGCCATTTACATGTAGATTGATTTTCATCTATTTGAGTAAATGAATAAAATGATGTATGCACAATCAAACTGAAGAGTTTGGTGAGAAGGTTCATGCTAACAGGGCTGAAATGGTCCCTGACACGGCTTGCTAGAGAGCAAATATCTCGAGGCCTTCGGGCCGAAAAAGTTACAAAGTCGAGTTAAGCTTGCTTTTTGAGGGCATCGATTTGATCGGATAAATCCGCTTGTAGGGCGTGTTTAGCTCGCTCAAAAGCCGGGGTTGGGGGGATCGAGTTTATGACTTCAGAAAAAGTGCGGTATAGTGTTTCAAAGCTGTCAAATGGGCGTGTTCCGATATCGGCAATACGAAATGAAAATGGATGTTTTTTGATATAGTCTACACAATATTTTTTGAAGAAAAAGTCGATTTGATAGAAGAGAGCATGTTCAACCGATTCGGAAATGCGTTTTTGTGATTGGATCTCCTCCGGTGATAGCGGTATATTCAAAGCCAAGACTCTTTGAGACATAAATCGCTGTGTAAAGTTCATGTCGATTAAGATCCACCTCACTGAGCGTGCGGCTTTATAGTCTGTTAAAGAGAGTGAATCTTTATTAGATAGGGAAAACCGTAAAATGCGATCGGAAATACAAATACTGAGCTCTTTAATCTCTTTTGGCCAAGATGATGTGACAAAGAGATGGTACATATCGTGGTATTTAAAATCACAATCAAGGCAGGCATGGTGATCGGCTTCTTTTCCAATGACAAGTCGATTTGAAGTGTCCGCATTGGGAACTAAATAGGCGCAAGCAATGTCGCGCGTATTTGTTAAACCGTTGAGCCGAATAGCGCTGGGTGAGGAGAGGCCAAAAACCGGGTTGGGGATGGTGGCGTCTTTGCCAAAACGCGCTTTGAGAAGAGCGCTAAACAACTCTAATGAGCAGAACAACTTTCTTTTCTTTAGATGACCGCTTTGAGTGCGGATATGGACAACTCCAAATAAATTAAAGAGTAAAGGATTATGGATAATGGAGGTAATGGGAGGTTTTTCAGTTCGTTTTGATAGAGGTCTAAAGTGGATGATTTTTCTATCAATGGGAGGGAGTCTTTCACAGGCGTGGATAAAGTCGGCTCTTTGCTTTTCCGTTAAATGGTTGTTGAGGGCTAGATCTAAAATAGAGAGTAATCCTTCTTGGAACTTTCCGTCTGCCCCTATAAAGTCAAAGACTTTAAATGGGATGTTTTGATGTCTTAACGTTTCAATATCGGAAATGCGAATGGCCACTTTTGTAGGGATTTTATTTTGTCTCACCCCAAGTAGGGCATAATAGATCGCATCTTTGTGCAAATCCATGTAGTTTCCCGACTCTAGCCCGGTGATGATATGAGAGAGATGGGCATCGATATCCGTTAACGAGGCCATCTTATATTCGATCGCCCTCAGTTCCTCTGCAGGAATGTGCTCAACGAGTTGATTGTATTTGGTAAGTCTCGGATCAAAGGGAGCCGGAGCTATTGAGGGGGCGTATTTGGAGGCGATTTTAGGGTTTAATAGGGCGCCGGCAACTGAATGTATTGCAAAATCAATGGGAGGGAGGGGGATTAATAGGCCGGGGGCTTTAACGGGAGAAGCGGTTTTGGGCAAAGATAGCAGAGAGCGCAAACTTTCAAGATATGCGATTTCACTTTCAGTAGGGTGGGTTGAACTTTCAAAAGGATCGCTCACTCGACCCAATGGCATTAAGGACATTAAAAAAAAGCCGGGTATAGATTATACTTATAGAAGTATTATAGCAAAAAACGGCTATGTTTGCACAGAGATTTAACAAGCTGTAAAACGTTTATAGTAAGCGTTTTAAAATTATGGATTTTGCTTTTTGATGAGATTTCTCCATCCTTCGGCCGTGAGCTTCTTTTTAGGAGAGAGTTTAACTTCTTTTCGAGCGTAAGCAACGGGGGGCGAAGCGAGTTCGATTTCTTCAAGGAGAGGTTTAGAGTTCATTTTAGGCTTTGGCGCGGGCGTTGCGCTGTTTTGACGGGTTGTTTTTTTGGAATGAGTGGACGCGACTTTTTTAACCGTTGGTTTTTTGGCGATGGCGACTGTTTTTTTTGGGGTCGCAGCCTTTTTGGTTGGGGTGGTTTTTTTAGCGGCCTTGGGTGTAGAGGCGTTCTTTTTTTTAGCCGGTTTTTTTTCTTTGACTTCTGCTTTTTTGCGTTTAAATTTAAAAAAAGCCATAGTTATATCCTTATTCCAAGGGGTGTGGGCGCTGAAAATGAACCCCTTCCCCTAATTGCAACACTATCTTATTTGCTTTAGGATGTCAAGATTTTGTAAAGTATTTTATTTACAAGCCGCTTATCAGCAGTATGTTAAAAAATGTTAAAACTATTTTTGTTTTCAGAATTAATTG
Proteins encoded in this window:
- a CDS encoding enoyl-[acyl-carrier-protein] reductase, coding for MLKIDLTGKTAFVAGVGDDQGYGFAIAKYLAEAGAKIIFGTWTPILKIFEMSWNSGKFDASRKLSDGSLLQYEKIYALDASFDRPEDVPEEIKSNKRYQNASGYTISEVAGQIEKDFGKIDILIHSLANGPEVKNPLIDTSRQGYLAALSSSAYSFISLVSHFGKMMPKGGSCINLSYMASTHAIPGYGGGMSSAKAALESDTRMLAFEAGRRYGIRINSISAGPFRSRAAKAIGFIDAMIEYSLANAPIQEEMTTDHVGQTAAFLSSDLASAITGTIIFVDHGMHAMGVGIDSPTLTRISDQ